The candidate division WOR-3 bacterium genome includes a window with the following:
- the ftsY gene encoding signal recognition particle-docking protein FtsY, with the protein MNFWEKITKSVSQKSASLTLGLKKLVGSEGKIDGKKLTELEELLILSDMGPELAERLIQIARSAPEGEIVNRVRRELIQIIDIPYKKTDSCGLQVIMMIGVNGTGKTTSAAKLGRLYAMEGKKVIFAAADTYRAAGVLQLQIWAQKLGIDCVGGQEGGDSAAVVHDALESALSRKKDILIIDTAGRLHTKVNLMNELSKIFKVLKKIDPAYPCENLIVMDSTTGQNSISQARTFSEFVPLTGIVLTKYDGTAKGGCVFPIVEKLNIPVKYIGVGENEEDFTRFDAEKFVGSILS; encoded by the coding sequence ATGAATTTTTGGGAGAAGATAACTAAGTCGGTTTCCCAAAAAAGCGCTTCTCTGACTTTGGGCTTGAAAAAACTCGTGGGCTCAGAGGGGAAAATTGACGGCAAGAAGTTAACCGAGCTTGAGGAATTGCTGATTCTTTCGGACATGGGACCCGAACTCGCCGAAAGGCTGATACAGATAGCAAGGTCTGCCCCTGAAGGAGAAATAGTAAACAGAGTTCGACGAGAACTTATCCAAATAATCGACATCCCGTATAAAAAGACAGACAGTTGCGGTTTGCAAGTGATTATGATGATCGGGGTCAATGGAACTGGGAAGACTACGAGCGCCGCCAAACTCGGTAGACTTTACGCTATGGAAGGCAAGAAAGTCATTTTTGCAGCGGCGGACACTTACAGAGCTGCTGGAGTTCTTCAACTGCAGATCTGGGCGCAAAAACTCGGCATTGACTGTGTTGGAGGGCAGGAAGGGGGTGATTCTGCGGCGGTGGTTCACGACGCTTTGGAATCCGCTTTATCGAGAAAAAAAGATATCCTGATAATTGATACCGCCGGCAGGCTTCACACCAAAGTCAACCTAATGAACGAATTGTCGAAAATATTCAAAGTTTTAAAAAAAATCGATCCTGCCTACCCCTGTGAAAACCTGATAGTGATGGACTCGACGACAGGTCAGAATTCCATTTCTCAGGCAAGAACATTTTCTGAGTTTGTGCCCCTTACAGGCATAGTACTCACCAAATACGACGGCACGGCAAAAGGCGGGTGCGTCTTTCCTATAGTCGAAAAACTCAATATTCCGGTTAAGTATATAGGCGTCGGTGAAAATGAAGAGGATTTTACGAGGTTTGACGCCGAAAAATTCGTTGGGTCGATTTTGTCATGA
- a CDS encoding ABC transporter ATP-binding protein yields MNLKAPYLRFLKTSLKYWHKIILGLVFMTFFVFLSGVSIGMLYPIAQKILVSQQNTEYPDRPMASQAKEALGESFQFLGKRDFEGFFSSFKTSLDEFLRENSPMRVLKAVILLSFIIFLLKSVVDYLHRLIFADVEQSVIKHYQEMIFDHYSKMSMDFFQKYRIGELTSRITSDVSLVGFTAMGALIEIIRNTSLVFFYLIIALVINLPLTLVALVFIPVMTLLSRWMTKKIRKYINRTQDTWALVNSKIQEIGTNIKVVLSFSTFDREKKHFRELTSKLKKNNFKRIAVDSLTRPLSDFVNMGIVLFLIWVGGKMIIENTSGFSSAAFFVYLGAILSLMHPVKVIVQKWNELQGALVGLDRIYSILDVKASIGESPEALEKNDFKSDIVFDKVCFSYVKGKEVLKNLSFRIAKGETIAIVGRSGVGKTTILELLMRFYDPSSGSIYIDGTDVRKIKISSLRKLIGSVSQEVLLFYDTIENNIAYAKEGAISEEIQKAAKIANADEFIKDLHQGYKTIVGERGTHISGGQRQRIAIARAVLQNPKILLFDEATSSLDNESERKVQDSINTLLEGRTAVIVAHRLTTVKNVGKILVIEDGRVVESGSHDELYMENGLYRNLYDSHELFNS; encoded by the coding sequence ATGAATTTAAAAGCTCCATACCTGAGGTTCCTCAAAACTTCCCTTAAATACTGGCACAAAATAATTTTAGGACTCGTTTTCATGACGTTTTTTGTTTTTTTGTCAGGTGTTTCTATAGGCATGCTTTACCCTATCGCGCAGAAAATTTTGGTATCACAGCAGAACACGGAATATCCCGACAGACCGATGGCGTCTCAGGCAAAAGAAGCTTTAGGTGAATCTTTCCAATTTCTCGGGAAAAGGGATTTCGAGGGTTTTTTTTCTTCGTTTAAAACATCTCTCGATGAATTTTTAAGGGAAAATTCACCCATGAGGGTTTTAAAAGCGGTGATCTTGCTTTCATTTATAATTTTTTTGCTCAAGTCGGTGGTAGATTATCTGCACAGGTTGATATTTGCCGACGTAGAGCAGAGCGTCATCAAACACTATCAGGAAATGATTTTCGACCATTATTCAAAAATGTCCATGGATTTTTTTCAAAAGTACAGGATAGGAGAGTTGACTTCGAGAATCACTTCGGACGTAAGCCTCGTAGGCTTCACGGCGATGGGTGCTTTGATTGAAATAATTAGAAATACTTCCCTGGTCTTCTTTTACTTGATCATCGCCCTTGTCATAAATCTTCCGCTCACACTTGTTGCCCTGGTTTTTATCCCCGTGATGACCCTTCTTTCAAGATGGATGACAAAAAAAATAAGAAAATACATAAACAGGACTCAGGACACTTGGGCGTTGGTCAACTCGAAAATTCAGGAAATCGGGACGAACATAAAAGTCGTGCTGTCTTTTTCAACTTTTGACAGAGAAAAAAAACACTTCAGAGAACTAACTTCAAAGCTGAAAAAAAACAATTTTAAAAGAATCGCCGTGGACTCGCTGACCCGGCCCCTCAGCGATTTCGTGAATATGGGGATAGTCCTCTTTTTAATATGGGTTGGAGGTAAAATGATAATCGAAAATACCTCCGGTTTTTCTTCGGCCGCTTTTTTTGTTTACCTCGGGGCGATTCTATCTCTGATGCATCCGGTAAAGGTAATTGTTCAAAAATGGAATGAGCTTCAGGGAGCTCTCGTGGGCTTGGATAGAATATATTCCATACTTGATGTCAAAGCAAGTATTGGAGAATCTCCGGAAGCTTTAGAAAAGAATGATTTCAAGAGCGATATAGTTTTCGACAAAGTTTGTTTTTCTTACGTGAAAGGGAAGGAAGTCCTTAAAAACCTTTCTTTCAGAATCGCAAAAGGCGAAACCATCGCCATTGTCGGCAGGAGCGGTGTAGGAAAGACGACGATTCTCGAACTTCTCATGAGGTTTTATGATCCGTCGTCGGGCTCAATTTACATAGACGGAACAGATGTCCGCAAGATAAAAATATCTTCACTGAGGAAATTGATAGGTTCAGTTAGTCAAGAGGTTCTTCTTTTCTACGACACGATTGAGAACAACATCGCTTACGCCAAAGAAGGTGCCATATCGGAAGAGATACAAAAAGCCGCTAAAATAGCCAACGCAGATGAATTCATCAAAGATCTACACCAGGGATACAAGACAATTGTAGGAGAGAGAGGGACTCACATATCCGGAGGACAAAGGCAGAGAATAGCAATAGCGAGAGCTGTACTTCAAAACCCCAAAATACTGCTTTTCGATGAAGCGACGAGTTCTCTCGACAACGAATCCGAAAGAAAGGTGCAGGATTCAATAAACACTCTTCTGGAGGGCAGAACAGCCGTAATTGTAGCCCACAGACTGACAACAGTGAAAAATGTGGGTAAAATTCTCGTGATAGAAGACGGAAGGGTTGTTGAGAGCGGATCTCATGATGAGCTTTACATGGAAAACGGGCTCTATCGCAACCTTTATGACAGCCACGAACTCTTCAATTCGTGA
- a CDS encoding aminopeptidase, which translates to MFDTEKYFKEENSKTDKVYREKIAELEKIKKALEKPDRLEIEEYVYSLTKKVLEIAEIESRVKPGYFEKNTFQVLEEDNRKVYFHRLASEYRGGFEDLEHCAEKFGEEKGKLLSFFCNQVYKNLRFCFSNRRFFMVRYLEKIIKIWEAARTGEDSTEKLREIILSDMKNLQTDEVRQIFKEQFDPEFSLFKEVIGNSDLSDPKYIFSYGRYVSDNEKRMAKFLSSYPDDKLKELGDKIYDAYIRGFKISGKTWEGKPYVLLLGSIGQEAILRYLQKRLIAENFEVLYMGMSSTTINEQTNYDFKFSDSLYLDEEYTNSIIESTGMIMEEFKDTLSKVSGLINVAKFGEVPFVPEIKSVRYQPSDTQKNLDKRLKSETMQIREKYLPMSAISFTIIAFPSPEIGDNFEGIFSDTIEINLLDNEKYGLIQKRIIDVLDRGDYVQVKGKGENRTDIKVALKSIENPEKQTKFVNCLADLNIPLGEVFTSPVLNGTQGILHVKEVFLNSLKFVDLELVFENGFVVSYNCSNFEEPEENKKYIKENLLFPHETLPMGEFAIGTNTLAYVSAKKWGITHLLPVLIIEKMGPHFAVGDTCFAFQEDMKIYNDFDGKEMVARDNERTLLRNEDVNKAYFFIHTDISLPYDEIAFIKAVSSNSEEYIIKDGEFTVKGTEELNLVFDKS; encoded by the coding sequence ATGTTCGATACAGAAAAGTATTTCAAGGAAGAAAATTCTAAAACCGATAAAGTCTACAGAGAGAAGATAGCCGAATTAGAAAAGATCAAAAAAGCGTTGGAGAAACCCGACAGACTTGAAATCGAAGAATATGTTTATTCTTTGACAAAAAAAGTCTTGGAAATTGCGGAAATCGAATCTAGAGTGAAACCGGGTTATTTTGAAAAAAATACTTTTCAGGTTCTCGAGGAAGACAATCGAAAGGTGTATTTTCACAGGCTGGCTTCAGAGTATCGCGGTGGGTTTGAAGACCTTGAGCACTGCGCCGAAAAGTTTGGAGAAGAAAAAGGCAAGCTTCTCTCATTTTTCTGCAACCAGGTCTACAAAAACCTCCGATTCTGTTTCAGCAACAGAAGATTCTTCATGGTCCGTTATCTGGAAAAAATCATCAAAATTTGGGAAGCCGCGAGAACCGGAGAGGATTCAACCGAGAAATTAAGAGAAATCATTTTGTCTGATATGAAAAATCTACAGACAGATGAAGTCAGGCAAATTTTCAAAGAGCAATTCGATCCTGAATTTTCTTTATTTAAAGAGGTAATTGGAAATAGCGATCTGTCGGACCCTAAATATATATTTTCTTACGGGAGGTACGTTTCAGACAATGAAAAAAGAATGGCAAAATTCCTTTCAAGTTACCCAGATGACAAACTCAAAGAACTCGGAGATAAAATTTATGACGCCTATATTAGGGGATTCAAGATTTCAGGCAAGACCTGGGAGGGCAAACCATACGTGTTGTTGCTGGGTTCAATAGGACAAGAAGCGATTCTGCGTTATCTTCAGAAGAGACTGATCGCTGAAAACTTCGAAGTCTTGTATATGGGCATGTCTTCGACGACGATCAACGAGCAGACAAACTACGATTTTAAATTCAGCGACAGTCTTTATTTGGATGAAGAATACACCAATTCGATTATCGAATCTACGGGGATGATTATGGAAGAATTCAAGGACACACTGTCTAAAGTGTCCGGTCTCATAAACGTCGCTAAATTCGGAGAAGTTCCTTTTGTACCGGAAATCAAGTCGGTGAGGTACCAGCCCTCCGACACCCAAAAAAATCTCGACAAGAGGCTAAAATCAGAGACTATGCAGATCAGGGAAAAGTATTTGCCCATGTCTGCGATAAGCTTCACCATAATTGCTTTTCCATCGCCAGAAATCGGCGACAATTTTGAAGGTATATTCTCAGACACAATCGAAATAAACCTTCTCGACAATGAAAAATACGGATTGATTCAGAAAAGAATAATAGATGTCCTCGACCGAGGAGATTACGTCCAAGTAAAGGGCAAGGGAGAAAACAGGACAGACATAAAAGTAGCCCTCAAAAGCATTGAGAATCCGGAGAAGCAGACAAAATTCGTCAATTGCCTGGCTGATTTGAATATACCGCTTGGTGAAGTTTTCACCTCTCCGGTATTAAACGGAACCCAAGGAATTCTTCACGTAAAAGAAGTGTTTTTGAACAGTTTAAAATTTGTGGATCTTGAACTGGTCTTTGAAAATGGATTCGTGGTCTCTTATAACTGCTCGAATTTTGAAGAGCCTGAAGAAAACAAAAAATACATTAAAGAGAATCTACTGTTTCCTCACGAAACGCTGCCAATGGGGGAATTTGCCATTGGAACCAACACACTCGCTTATGTTTCGGCCAAAAAATGGGGGATAACTCACCTGCTGCCAGTGCTGATTATCGAAAAAATGGGGCCTCATTTCGCAGTAGGAGACACGTGTTTTGCTTTTCAGGAAGACATGAAGATCTACAACGACTTTGACGGCAAGGAGATGGTGGCCAGGGATAACGAGAGAACGCTTCTGAGAAATGAGGACGTGAATAAAGCCTATTTTTTCATTCATACCGACATATCGTTGCCTTATGACGAAATTGCTTTCATAAAAGCTGTCAGCTCGAATTCGGAAGAGTATATAATAAAAGACGGAGAATTCACGGTAAAAGGTACCGAAGAATTGAATTTGGTCTTCGACAAGAGTTAG
- a CDS encoding tRNA-dihydrouridine synthase yields the protein MRIELAPLDGITDFPFRCICKKCGASHLTTEMIPVQGILSNPERYLKKAHFTEAERPITVQIVGSDPVKIRKAVSSVNGLEPDFIELNAGCPARKIIKSENGAALLKDLSRLKICAEAVLEESKKPVTIKIRTGFDRENLLEIICSLETMGVEAIKIHGRTASQNYAVKADWDLLISAAKKTKTPVVGNGDIDSYEKAVSLLSHKVFLGVMIGRASRGNPWIFSGKIPSCEEKKEIIGQHCRMAVEFYGEIHGMRIMRKHLLWYLKGVKNSKDLKISASIINSLSESYKIIGKIDCSDNPWVEAQN from the coding sequence ATGAGAATAGAACTCGCCCCTCTCGACGGAATAACTGATTTTCCTTTCAGGTGCATCTGCAAAAAATGCGGTGCTTCCCATCTGACTACGGAGATGATACCGGTGCAAGGGATTTTATCAAACCCCGAGAGATACCTGAAAAAAGCGCATTTCACCGAAGCAGAAAGACCTATCACTGTACAAATAGTAGGGTCCGACCCTGTCAAAATCAGAAAAGCGGTCTCTTCGGTGAACGGTTTGGAACCAGATTTCATAGAGTTGAATGCTGGATGCCCGGCGCGGAAAATAATTAAATCCGAAAACGGCGCCGCTCTCTTGAAAGATTTGTCCCGTTTAAAAATCTGCGCGGAAGCGGTTTTGGAAGAATCAAAAAAACCCGTGACTATCAAAATCCGAACTGGCTTCGACAGGGAAAACCTTCTAGAGATAATATGTTCTCTGGAAACCATGGGTGTAGAAGCGATAAAAATTCACGGGAGAACAGCTTCGCAAAATTACGCTGTAAAAGCCGACTGGGATCTTTTGATCAGCGCCGCGAAAAAGACAAAGACACCCGTTGTAGGCAACGGCGACATTGATTCTTATGAAAAAGCGGTTTCTCTGCTTTCCCATAAAGTTTTTTTAGGTGTTATGATCGGAAGGGCGTCGAGAGGAAATCCCTGGATATTTTCCGGTAAAATACCATCCTGCGAAGAAAAAAAAGAAATCATTGGACAACATTGCCGCATGGCTGTCGAATTTTACGGCGAAATCCACGGAATGAGAATAATGAGAAAACATTTGTTGTGGTACTTAAAAGGCGTTAAAAACTCCAAAGACTTGAAAATCTCGGCTTCAATAATCAATTCGTTATCCGAATCATATAAAATTATAGGCAAAATAGATTGTTCAGACAATCCCTGGGTCGAAGCACAAAACTGA
- a CDS encoding small multi-drug export protein has product MSLKEKFTENLKNRGIPPDLIVILISMLPIFELRGGIPVGLLTLDLPYWRVYLDAILGNMIPVLPVLIFTGVISRFLSKNKKMENLISWWFSKTKKKSHSVEKYKSLGLMLFVAIPLPVTGAWTGAFAAYLAGLDVRKSFLAILFGVAAAGIIVTVVTLLLSRIGWIGAVILSLVVLSAMGSSFYSLIIKNENRTRPSRRNN; this is encoded by the coding sequence ATGTCTCTTAAAGAAAAATTCACAGAGAACCTGAAAAACAGGGGAATACCTCCCGACTTGATAGTCATCCTCATTTCAATGCTGCCGATATTCGAATTGAGAGGAGGAATACCGGTCGGATTGCTGACTCTGGATTTGCCCTATTGGCGAGTTTACTTAGATGCTATACTGGGAAACATGATCCCTGTTCTTCCTGTTTTGATTTTCACAGGAGTTATCTCAAGGTTTCTTTCCAAAAACAAAAAAATGGAAAATCTTATCAGCTGGTGGTTTTCAAAAACCAAGAAAAAATCACATTCAGTAGAAAAATACAAGTCTCTGGGGTTGATGCTCTTCGTCGCTATTCCGCTCCCCGTGACAGGCGCCTGGACAGGTGCTTTTGCCGCTTACCTCGCAGGGTTGGACGTTCGAAAATCTTTTCTTGCCATTCTTTTCGGGGTGGCGGCCGCCGGAATCATCGTCACCGTGGTCACTCTTCTTTTATCAAGAATAGGCTGGATAGGCGCAGTAATACTCTCTCTGGTAGTTTTGTCAGCCATGGGTTCTTCTTTTTACAGCCTAATAATAAAAAATGAGAATAGAACTCGCCCCTCTCGACGGAATAACTGA
- a CDS encoding 2-C-methyl-D-erythritol 2,4-cyclodiphosphate synthase: MGFSAVIVAGGSGRRFSGPIPKQALMLFGLKMWEWSVRAFDSADECEEIIVVTPKDADPKDGMFHTRQRFKHPVIFTVGGKERRDSVFNGVEISKSKFVAIHDAARPFIGKDLIERLWQVCRKGVPVIPVAEIFDTIKEVDHGFVKKTVDRKYLRRAQTPQFFPKSLIGEALGSCQETLTDDSSYAEKLDLQVMTIPGDENNFKITTADDFQRAKIIISSYSRVGFGLDFHRLSENRDLIIGGVKIPFELGLLGHSDADVLLHAITDALLGACGMRDIGFYFPDNDQKYLGVSSSYLLEKAYEKSGFPHILNVDSVVVAQSPALSPYIPVMIKNISRILSCNESSVSVKATTSEGMGPEGAKEGISARAVVNLLKI, from the coding sequence ATGGGATTTAGTGCAGTAATAGTGGCGGGAGGCTCGGGACGCAGATTCTCGGGTCCCATCCCGAAACAAGCCCTAATGCTCTTCGGGCTTAAAATGTGGGAATGGAGCGTCAGAGCTTTCGATTCTGCGGATGAATGCGAAGAAATCATTGTAGTCACCCCAAAAGACGCTGATCCCAAGGACGGCATGTTTCACACCAGACAAAGATTCAAACATCCTGTCATATTCACTGTGGGCGGAAAAGAAAGACGCGACTCAGTCTTCAACGGCGTTGAAATTTCAAAATCTAAATTTGTCGCAATACACGACGCGGCAAGACCTTTTATAGGCAAAGACCTCATAGAAAGGCTCTGGCAGGTATGCCGCAAAGGAGTCCCCGTTATCCCTGTAGCCGAGATTTTTGACACCATAAAGGAAGTCGACCACGGTTTTGTAAAAAAGACAGTTGACCGTAAGTACCTCCGCAGGGCGCAGACCCCTCAATTTTTTCCTAAAAGCCTTATAGGCGAAGCTCTGGGATCCTGCCAGGAGACTTTGACCGACGATTCATCATACGCGGAAAAACTCGACTTGCAAGTTATGACAATTCCCGGGGATGAAAACAATTTCAAAATAACCACTGCAGATGATTTTCAAAGGGCGAAAATTATCATCTCTTCCTATTCAAGGGTTGGCTTCGGGCTGGACTTTCACAGACTGTCCGAGAACAGAGACCTCATAATCGGAGGCGTGAAGATACCCTTTGAACTCGGTCTGCTTGGACATTCCGATGCTGACGTACTTTTGCACGCGATTACCGACGCGCTTCTGGGAGCCTGCGGAATGAGGGATATAGGATTTTATTTTCCCGACAACGACCAAAAATACCTGGGTGTCTCGAGTTCATATCTTCTCGAAAAGGCCTACGAAAAATCCGGTTTTCCTCATATCCTCAACGTAGACTCTGTAGTGGTGGCACAATCCCCTGCTCTCAGCCCGTATATTCCAGTGATGATAAAAAACATATCGAGGATTTTAAGCTGCAACGAGTCGTCTGTCTCCGTCAAAGCGACGACAAGCGAAGGAATGGGTCCTGAAGGCGCTAAAGAAGGCATCTCGGCGAGGGCTGTAGTCAACTTGCTGAAAATATGA